In one Methanobacteriaceae archaeon genomic region, the following are encoded:
- a CDS encoding CBS domain-containing protein, protein MNVKDVMITEMSTIDENESLEELLKNSVEKGKGSFVVTSDNIKVGIVTTWDVLEAVAEGDDLSEVKAQEVMERDLVTILPTASLKEAAHQMVNHVVWRLLVEEDGEIMGMVSATDIFKAKMDKRY, encoded by the coding sequence ATGAATGTTAAAGATGTGATGATCACTGAAATGAGCACTATTGATGAGAACGAAAGTCTGGAAGAACTTCTTAAAAATTCCGTAGAGAAGGGGAAGGGTAGTTTTGTAGTAACTAGCGACAATATTAAAGTGGGTATTGTTACTACTTGGGATGTGTTGGAGGCTGTTGCTGAAGGTGATGATTTAAGTGAAGTCAAAGCCCAAGAAGTAATGGAGAGAGATCTGGTAACAATTTTACCAACGGCTTCTCTTAAAGAAGCAGCACATCAAATGGTCAATCATGTGGTATGGCGCCTTTTGGTAGAAGAAGATGGTGAAATTATGGGGATGGTAAGTGCTACTGATATTTTCAAAGCTAAAATGGATAAAAGGTACTGA
- a CDS encoding GTP-binding protein has product MDIDDKIKKIEDEITKTPYNKATSHHIGKLKAKISKLKEESIQRKSSGTKGKGFHVKKAGDSTVVLVGFPSVGKSTLLNEITNAESKVGAYQFTTLDIVPGVMEYKGAKIQIFDIPGIITGAAGGKGRGREILSVARSADLIIIVMDVFNPKHLEVILRELRDVGIRPNEKQPDVTVKRNKLGGVHVSSTIKLTHLDEKIIRSIINEYGMHNADVLLRDDVTIDQFIDALEANRTYIPAVAVLNKIDLADEEYLQEIKKQFPDAIFISADQKINIDNLKDEIFERLKLIRIYLKPQGKKADYEDPLIIREGSTVKDVCGKLHREFVKNFRHANIWGSSVKFESQKVGFDHILNDKDVLRIILKK; this is encoded by the coding sequence ATGGATATCGACGACAAAATCAAAAAGATTGAAGATGAAATTACAAAAACGCCATATAACAAGGCTACTTCTCATCACATAGGTAAGCTCAAGGCAAAAATATCAAAATTGAAAGAGGAATCCATTCAAAGAAAGAGTTCTGGAACTAAGGGAAAAGGATTCCACGTGAAAAAAGCGGGTGATTCAACAGTAGTTCTAGTAGGATTTCCATCGGTGGGTAAATCCACACTTCTCAATGAAATAACCAATGCTGAATCTAAAGTAGGAGCCTATCAATTCACCACACTTGACATAGTACCTGGTGTTATGGAATATAAAGGTGCTAAGATTCAAATTTTTGATATTCCTGGAATAATTACTGGTGCTGCTGGTGGAAAAGGCCGTGGCCGAGAAATTTTATCTGTAGCCCGGAGTGCGGATCTTATAATCATTGTAATGGATGTATTTAATCCCAAACACCTTGAAGTTATTTTAAGAGAATTAAGAGATGTTGGTATTAGACCTAATGAAAAACAGCCTGATGTTACGGTTAAACGAAATAAATTAGGCGGAGTTCATGTTTCATCAACTATTAAACTCACCCATCTTGATGAAAAAATAATAAGATCCATTATAAACGAATATGGGATGCATAATGCCGATGTTCTATTAAGAGATGATGTTACTATAGATCAGTTCATTGATGCTCTAGAGGCCAATAGAACTTATATTCCTGCAGTTGCTGTTTTAAATAAGATAGATCTAGCCGATGAAGAATATTTGCAAGAAATCAAAAAACAGTTCCCGGACGCTATTTTTATCTCTGCCGATCAAAAAATAAATATTGACAATCTTAAAGACGAAATATTCGAGCGCTTAAAGTTAATAAGAATTTATCTAAAACCTCAGGGCAAAAAAGCAGATTATGAAGACCCTTTGATAATTAGAGAAGGATCTACTGTAAAAGACGTTTGTGGAAAATTGCATAGGGAATTTGTGAAAAATTTCCGCCACGCTAATATTTGGGGAAGTTCTGTAAAATTTGAAAGCCAAAAAGTGGGTTTTGACCATATTTTAAATGATAAAGATGTTTTAAGAATTATTTTGAAAAAATAG